A genomic window from Vitis riparia cultivar Riparia Gloire de Montpellier isolate 1030 chromosome 16, EGFV_Vit.rip_1.0, whole genome shotgun sequence includes:
- the LOC117933648 gene encoding heavy metal-associated isoprenylated plant protein 39-like isoform X2 gives MRNVACLPGVSSVSMDMKDKKLTVIGDVDPVSIVGRLRKLCHPEILSVGPAKEPEKKKEEPKKEEKDPKDQWADLVKAYQAYNPHYTTHYFVRSAEEDPNACVIC, from the exons ATGAGGAATGTCGCTTGCCTTCCAG GAGTTTCTTCAGTTTCCATGGATATGAAGGACAAGAAATTGACTGTAATTGGAGATGTGGATCCAGTAAGCATAGTGGGCAGGTTGAGGAAGCTTTGCCACCCAGAGATATTATCAGTTGGCCCAGCAAAAGAGCcagagaagaagaaggaggaacccaagaaagaagagaaggaCCCTAAAGATCAATGGGCTGATCTTGTTAAAGCATACCAAGCTTATAATCCCCACTATACCACACACTATTTTGTTAGAAGTGCGGAAGAAGACCCGAATGCTTGTGTCATTTGTTAA
- the LOC117933646 gene encoding heavy metal-associated isoprenylated plant protein 39-like, which produces MEIKKIILKLEVFDDKAKQKAMKNVSSLPGVTSISVDMKDKKLTVIGDVDPVCIVSKLRKFCRTEILSVGPAKEPEKKKEEPKKEEPKKKDAKDQLADLVKAHQAFYPQYAPHYYVRSVEEDPNACVIC; this is translated from the exons ATGGAGATAAAG AAAATAATCTTGAAGTTGGAGGTATTCGATGACAAAGCCAAGCAGAAGGCCATGAAGAATGTCTCTTCCCTTCCAG GAGTTACTTCAATCTCCGTGGATATGAAGGACAAGAAATTGACTGTAATCGGAGATGTGGATCCCGTATGCATAGTGAGCAAGTTGAGGAAGTTTTGCCGCACAGAGATATTATCAGTTGGACCAGCAAAAGAGCcagagaagaagaaggaggagcCCAAGAAAGAGGAGCCCAAGAAGAAGGACGCTAAAGATCAATTGGCTGATCTTGTTAAAGCACACCAAGCCTTTTACCCTCAATATGCCCCACACTACTATGTTAGAAGTGTGGAAGAAGACCCAAATGCTTGTGTCATTTGTTAA
- the LOC117933648 gene encoding heavy metal-associated isoprenylated plant protein 39-like isoform X1 has product MAMKKTILKVELFDDKSKQKAMRNVACLPGVSSVSMDMKDKKLTVIGDVDPVSIVGRLRKLCHPEILSVGPAKEPEKKKEEPKKEEKDPKDQWADLVKAYQAYNPHYTTHYFVRSAEEDPNACVIC; this is encoded by the exons ATGGCCATGAAG AAAACAATCTTGAAGGTGGAGTTATTCGATGACAAAAGCAAGCAGAAGGCCATGAGGAATGTCGCTTGCCTTCCAG GAGTTTCTTCAGTTTCCATGGATATGAAGGACAAGAAATTGACTGTAATTGGAGATGTGGATCCAGTAAGCATAGTGGGCAGGTTGAGGAAGCTTTGCCACCCAGAGATATTATCAGTTGGCCCAGCAAAAGAGCcagagaagaagaaggaggaacccaagaaagaagagaaggaCCCTAAAGATCAATGGGCTGATCTTGTTAAAGCATACCAAGCTTATAATCCCCACTATACCACACACTATTTTGTTAGAAGTGCGGAAGAAGACCCGAATGCTTGTGTCATTTGTTAA